The following DNA comes from Mycobacterium sp. MS1601.
GAACGTCTCGGGCTCGGGGTAGGTCTCCGATGTCGACACCTCCCACATGCTGACTCGCAGCGGGCACGAGGGGGCCGCGGCCAGCGCCTCGTAGCCGGCCCGGAACTTCGGGTCGTAGGTCATGTCCGAGCACGAGGTGTACCCGCCGCGGGCCATCAGCGCGTAGTAGCCGGCGGCCGCCACCAGCGGATTGCCCAGCGTCGCCAACAACGGACCTGCCACCGCGAGTACCACCGGCAACTCGAAGCCCTGCCCGTTCAACGAGCCGTCGGGATTGCGGCCGTAGTGGGAGGCCACCGGGTCGGCGGGTGGGTTGACGTCCCAGCCGTTCTTCTTGATCAACGCGGAGCTGAAGTAGACGCCGTGCCCGGAGTTGTCGGTGACGATGACGACGCGGTCCCCGAAGATCGCGTCGAGGTCGGGAGCCTTGGGCGACGGATGCTGCAGCAGCAGCGCGTCGTACCCCGCGAACCACAGCGGCTCGTCGGGATCGGTGTTGGCCAGGGCCTCGGCGTAAATCGCTTGGACGTCTCGCCAGGTGGGGGCATCCCACGGGGCGATGGAACGCGCAGGCGGCTGGGTGGCGATCCCACTGACCAGTGGATGTCCGTGCGGCTCAACAAAACCCGGCAGCAGTGCGGCCGCTGCGGTGTCCACCACCTCGGCACCGGGCAGTGCTGCCCGGCACTGGTCGAAGGAACCGACGGCAACGATGCGCCCGTCGGACACCGCCACCGCCTCGGCTCGGGGCAGGTTGTCGTCCATCGTGATGATGGTGGCGGCGGTCAGGATGCGGTCAGCCATGGGCACAGCCTGTCAGATCCCACGGCAACCGAGGCGCATCCGAGTCATATGTCTCACAACGGCAAAACCCTCGACTGCAGTTGCCGTGTAGGCATGACCCGACAGGCCGGCTCGCGAAGTGGTGGCGGTCAGCGCCGCTTGCCGTACCGATCGGCGAGCTTGTCCTCGACGGTGGGCGGAGCCTCGGAAGCCGCATTCTGCTCGGCGACCTCACGGTCTCGCCGGCGAGCCTTGACCTCGGCGTACACGAAGTACCCCAGCCCGACCGGTGCGAAGATCCCGAACGCGATCCACTGGATGCCGTAGGACAGGAACGGTCCGCCGTCCAGGTGCGGTATCGGGATCACCCCGAGCACACCGGGCTGGTCGTCGATCAGCTGTAGATACGACCCGGCCAGGGGAGTGCCCGTCAATCCCGACACCTGCTTGGTGTCGATGGCGTACACCTGTTGATAGCCATCCTGGGTGAAGGGCTCCCGGCCGGTGGGGGCGGTCTCGGAGTCGCGCAGCCGCGCCGTGATGGTGACCTGCCCGGTGGGCAGCGCTTCGAGCGGAGGCGGTTTGGAGCCCTCCTCGGGGCGGACGTAACCGCGGTCGACCAGCACCACCGGACCGTTGTCGACGGCGAACGGCACCAGCACCTCGAACGCGGGATCCCCTTCGATCAACCGCAGCCGGGCCAGCAGCTGGTGGTCGGCCAGGTAGCGGCCGGTGGCGGTGACCTCGTGCCACTGGTACTCCGGCGCAGCGGAATCCTGCTGCGGCAAAACGTCTTTGAGTGGCACCGGATCAGAGTTCAGCGCCGCGGTGATCTGGCTGTTCTCCCGTGAGGTCTTGGTGTTCTTGCCCAGTTGCCACGGTGCGAGCACAGTGAAGCACAGATACGCGAACGCACCCACCACCACGGCCATCGCCAGCCACTGCGGTTTGAACACGAACGCCCACCGCTTCATCGCAACGCCTCATCCACCCACGCGTGCAGCCCCGGAAGTGACGCGTCGATCACGGTGAAGACCTCCTCGAAATCGGCGCGGTCGCCGTAGTACGGGTCTTCGACGTCCAGGGCATGCACGCCCGAGCGCGGATCGAACGAGCGCAGCATTCGCACCCGCTCCGGCTCCACGCCGAGCTGGGTGAGGATCCGCAGGTGATTGCGGCCGAGTGCCACCACCATGTCGGCAGCCAGGTGGTCGTCGTCCAGTTGGGCTGCGACATGGGTGGTGGGGTAGCCGTGCTCACGCAGCACCTGATTGGCGCGCCGGTCGGCACCCTCACCGACATGCCATGCCCCAGTGCCCGCACTGGTCACTCGCACCCGGTCGGTCAGGCCGCGCTCGGCGATCTGGTGGGCGAACATCTTCTCCGCCATTGGAGACCGGCAGATGTTGCCGGAGCAGACGAACGTCACATGCAGCGGTTCAGGCACTCAGCGCCTCCCGCAGCCCGGCGATATCGGCCACATGGGTGGCGCGCAGCTCCGAGTCGATGACATCACCACTGCCGTATCCCCAGCCCACCACCACGGTGTTGATGCCGTGCACGGCCGCGCCCTCGACATCGTGGCGCCGGTCGCCCACCATCAGCACCCGCTCCGGCAGCGGTCCGAGCTGTGCCAGCGCATGTGCCACCACGTCGGCTTTCTCGGATCGGGTGCCGTCGGCGCCGGCGATCACCTCGAAGTACTTGTCGAGAGCGAAATGTTCGAGGATGCGTCGAGCCGTGATCTCGTTCTTGGAGGTGGCCACAGCCAGCCGGACTCCGGCGTCCCGCAGGTCTCTGAGCAGGTCCTCGATACCGTCGAAGACGCTGTTCATGGACCATCCGCGAGTGGTGTAGTCGGCGCGGTAGGCGGTCAGCGCGGCGTCGGCCTGTTCGCCTACCAGGGTCTGCAGGGTGTGTGCCATCGGCGGTCCGACAATGCGGCCTGCCAGGTCACCGGTGGGCACTTCGGCTCCCACGGCGGCCAGGGCGTGACGGAAGCTGGCCACAATGCCGTCGGCCGAATCGGTGAGCGTGCCGTCGAGGTCGAACAGGACGAGCTGCGGGGTCGGAGCGAGTTCTGCCACGCTGCCATTGTCGCCGATGCCGCGACCACTACTGTTCCTGAGTGTGAATGTGCGCGTGGGTGAGGTCATCGAGGTGCTCGATGCCGCTTATCCTCAGCACCTCGCGCACTCGTGGGATTCGGTGGGTCTGGTCTGCGGTGACCCGGACGAGACCGTCACCTCGGTGACCGTCACCGTCGATGTCACCGCGGCCGTCGTCGACGAGGTTCCGGCCGGGGGATTCCTGCTGGCGCACCACCCGCTGCTGCTGCGTGGGGTGGACACCGTGGCCGCTGACACCCCGAAGGGTGCGCTGATCCATCGCCTGCTGCGCACCGGATCGGCGCTGTTCACCGCACACACCAACGCCGACGCCGCTGCGCCAGGGGTGTCCGACGCCTTGGCGGAAACCCTGGGGCTGACGGTCATCGATGTCCTGGAACCCGAATCCGAACAGGATCTGGACAAATGGGTGATCTTCGTCCCCGTCGAGCACACCGACGCGGTGCGGGCGGCGGTGTTCGACGCCGGCGCCGGACAGATCGGCGACTACTCTCACTGTTCGTGGTCGGTGCCGGGCACCGGGCAGTTCCTGCCGGGTGCGGGTGCCACCCCGGCCATCGGCGAGCCCGGAACTCTGGAGCGGGTGACCGAGGACCGGGTGGAAGTGATCGCCCCGGCGCGGGTGCGGGGTCGGGTATTGGCCGCGCTGCGTGCGGCCCATCCCTACGAGGAGCCGGCGTTCGATGTGTTCGCATTGGCATCGTTGCCGTCGGCTGTGGGGATCGGACGGGTGGCGACGCTGCCCGAGTCGGAACCGCTCTCGGCCTTCGTGGCGCGGGTGCGACGACGGCTGCCTGCCACCTCGTGGGGGGTGCGCGCCTCGGGTGACCCGGACGCCGTGATCTCGCGGGTGGCACTGTGTGGTGGCGCGGGGGACTCACTGCTGGGCGCGGTGGACAAGGCCGGAGTCCAGGCCTACGTCACCGCCGACCTACGGCATCACCCGGCCGACGAGTACCGGCGTGGCTCGCCGGTGGCGCTCGTGGACGTCGCGCACTGGGCCAGTGAACAGCCCTGGTGCCGCCAAGCCGCAGCACTGCTGGATCGCCACTTCGGTGGCCGACTGCCGGTGCGGGTCAGCGAGATCCGCACCGACCCTTGGAATGTGGAGAATCATGAAAGCTGACACCGCCCAACAGCGTCTGCTCCTGGAGCTGACCGAGCTCGACGCCGACCTGAGCCGGATCGCGCACCGCGCCAAAACGCTGGCCGAGCAGAAGCGCCTCGACGAGTTGCAGGCGCAGCAGCGGGCGGCGGCTGATCGGCTGGCGGTGGTGCAGATCGCCGTCGACGACCTCGACGGGCAGGTGGGTCGGCTGGAGAACGAGATCGACGGGGTGCGTCAGCGTGAGGATCGCGACCGCTCGCTGATGGCTTCGGGATCGGTGAATCCCAAACAGCTTTCGGAGCTGCAGCATGAGCTGGAGACCTTGGAGCGCCGCCAGTCGTCGCTGGAGGACTCGCTGCTGGAGATCATGGAGCGCCGCGAGGAGTTGGTGGCTCAGCAGGCGGGGGAGCAGGAGCAGCTCGACCGCCTGGGCGCCGAGGTGGCCCATGCGTTGGCCGACCGTGACACTGTGTTGGCCGAGATCGAACAGAACCGCACGGTGGCCGGGCAGCGGCGCCTCAACTTGGTGGAAAATCTCGACGCGGATCTGGTGGCGCTGTATGAGCGCCAACGCAGCGCCGGTGGCGTGGGTGCCGGGGTGCTGCAGGGTCGCCGGTGCGGTGCGTGTCGCATCGAGATCGACCGAGGTGAGTCCGCCCGTATCGCCGCCGCCGCCGAGGACGACGTGGTCCGCTGCCCGGAGTGTGGCGCGATCTTGTTGCGCATCAAGGGCTTCGATTCGTGAGAGTTCTCGTCGAAGCTGACGGTGGCTCCCGGGGTAACCCGGGCCCTGCCGGTTTCGGGGCGGTGCTGTTCTCCGCCGACCACGCCGCGGTGCTGGCCGAGATCAAAGAGTCGATCGGGACGGCCACCAACAACGTGGCCGAATACCGGGGTTTGATCGCCGGACTGACGGGGGCGTCCGAGTTGGGCGCCACCGATGTCGACGTGGCGATGGACTCGAAGTTGGTGGTCGAGCAGATGTCGGGCCGCTGGAAGGTCAAGAATGCTGACCTGGCGGCGCTGCATCGACAGGCGCGCGATCTCGCCGACAGATTCGACAGCGTGAGCTATCGCTGGATTCCCCGCGCCCAGAACTCGCATGCCGACCGGCTGGCCAACGAGGCCATGGATGCGGCGGGCTCGGAATCGGTTGCGGTGGCAACCAATCCGGCGGGTTGGACCGGTGCACGCGGAGCGCCGACGAAGATGCTGCTGCTGCGCCACGGCCAGACGGAGCTGTCGGTGGAACGGCGATACTCGGGTCGAGGAAACCCGCCGCTGACCGAACTGGGACAGCGCCAGGCTGCGGCCGCCGCGGCGTATCTCACTGGCATCGAGGGGATCTCGGCGGTGATCACCTCACCGCTGCAGCGGGCCTACGACACCGCCGCGGCAGCGGCCAAGGCGTTGGACCTGGATGTCACGGTCGACGACGACCTGATCGAGACCGACTTCGGCGGCTGGGAGGGACTCACCTTCGCCGAGGCGTCGGCGGCCTACCCTGACCTGCACGGACGTTGGCTGCGCGACACCAGCATCGACCCGCCGGGCGGGGAGAGTTTCGACGCCGTGCATACCCGGGTGCGCCGCGCGCGCACCCGGATCCTCACCGAGCACGCCGGTGACACCGTGCTGGTGGTGTCGCACGTGACGCCCATCAAGACCATGCTGCGGATGGCGCTGGATGCCGGCCCGGGCATTCTCTACCGTCTGCATCTGGATCTGGCGTCGCTGTCCATCGCCGAGTTCTACCCCGACGGGGTGGCGTCGGTGCGGCTGGTGAACCAGACGTCCTACCTCTAGGTATGTAGGTGCAGGCGCTCACCCTGGGCGCCGAAGATCATGATGGCCTCTACTGGGCCGTCGACGGCGCCGAACCAATGCGGCGTCCACGTGCTGAACTCGACGGCCTCGCCCGGTTCGATGATGAAATCGCGGTCGCCCAGGATGAGGCGCATCTTGCCGGAGAGGACGTAGGTCCAGTCCTGGCCCTCATGGACGGGAAACTCTGTGGGCGGTGTGTTGCGCTTGGGATCCACCCGAATCTTGTAGGCGTGCAACCCGCCTGCCGGTCCGTGCCGGGTCAGCGGCCAGAAAGTGATGTCGTTGTGAGTGTGTGACGTGCCGCGTACCCGGGGGTCGGGCTGT
Coding sequences within:
- a CDS encoding helix-turn-helix domain-containing protein translates to MQANEPDVDALVRRRLRELRVRQGMTLDDVSRRAQIDVSTLSRLESGKRRLALDHLPRLAAALSVSTDDLLREPEQPDPRVRGTSHTHNDITFWPLTRHGPAGGLHAYKIRVDPKRNTPPTEFPVHEGQDWTYVLSGKMRLILGDRDFIIEPGEAVEFSTWTPHWFGAVDGPVEAIMIFGAQGERLHLHT
- a CDS encoding Nif3-like dinuclear metal center hexameric protein, with translation MPRPLLFLSVNVRVGEVIEVLDAAYPQHLAHSWDSVGLVCGDPDETVTSVTVTVDVTAAVVDEVPAGGFLLAHHPLLLRGVDTVAADTPKGALIHRLLRTGSALFTAHTNADAAAPGVSDALAETLGLTVIDVLEPESEQDLDKWVIFVPVEHTDAVRAAVFDAGAGQIGDYSHCSWSVPGTGQFLPGAGATPAIGEPGTLERVTEDRVEVIAPARVRGRVLAALRAAHPYEEPAFDVFALASLPSAVGIGRVATLPESEPLSAFVARVRRRLPATSWGVRASGDPDAVISRVALCGGAGDSLLGAVDKAGVQAYVTADLRHHPADEYRRGSPVALVDVAHWASEQPWCRQAAALLDRHFGGRLPVRVSEIRTDPWNVENHES
- a CDS encoding zinc ribbon domain-containing protein; the encoded protein is MKADTAQQRLLLELTELDADLSRIAHRAKTLAEQKRLDELQAQQRAAADRLAVVQIAVDDLDGQVGRLENEIDGVRQREDRDRSLMASGSVNPKQLSELQHELETLERRQSSLEDSLLEIMERREELVAQQAGEQEQLDRLGAEVAHALADRDTVLAEIEQNRTVAGQRRLNLVENLDADLVALYERQRSAGGVGAGVLQGRRCGACRIEIDRGESARIAAAAEDDVVRCPECGAILLRIKGFDS
- a CDS encoding HAD-IA family hydrolase is translated as MTSPTRTFTLRNSSGRGIGDNGSVAELAPTPQLVLFDLDGTLTDSADGIVASFRHALAAVGAEVPTGDLAGRIVGPPMAHTLQTLVGEQADAALTAYRADYTTRGWSMNSVFDGIEDLLRDLRDAGVRLAVATSKNEITARRILEHFALDKYFEVIAGADGTRSEKADVVAHALAQLGPLPERVLMVGDRRHDVEGAAVHGINTVVVGWGYGSGDVIDSELRATHVADIAGLREALSA
- a CDS encoding bifunctional RNase H/acid phosphatase; translation: MRVLVEADGGSRGNPGPAGFGAVLFSADHAAVLAEIKESIGTATNNVAEYRGLIAGLTGASELGATDVDVAMDSKLVVEQMSGRWKVKNADLAALHRQARDLADRFDSVSYRWIPRAQNSHADRLANEAMDAAGSESVAVATNPAGWTGARGAPTKMLLLRHGQTELSVERRYSGRGNPPLTELGQRQAAAAAAYLTGIEGISAVITSPLQRAYDTAAAAAKALDLDVTVDDDLIETDFGGWEGLTFAEASAAYPDLHGRWLRDTSIDPPGGESFDAVHTRVRRARTRILTEHAGDTVLVVSHVTPIKTMLRMALDAGPGILYRLHLDLASLSIAEFYPDGVASVRLVNQTSYL
- a CDS encoding low molecular weight protein-tyrosine-phosphatase translates to MPEPLHVTFVCSGNICRSPMAEKMFAHQIAERGLTDRVRVTSAGTGAWHVGEGADRRANQVLREHGYPTTHVAAQLDDDHLAADMVVALGRNHLRILTQLGVEPERVRMLRSFDPRSGVHALDVEDPYYGDRADFEEVFTVIDASLPGLHAWVDEALR
- a CDS encoding SURF1 family cytochrome oxidase biogenesis protein — its product is MKRWAFVFKPQWLAMAVVVGAFAYLCFTVLAPWQLGKNTKTSRENSQITAALNSDPVPLKDVLPQQDSAAPEYQWHEVTATGRYLADHQLLARLRLIEGDPAFEVLVPFAVDNGPVVLVDRGYVRPEEGSKPPPLEALPTGQVTITARLRDSETAPTGREPFTQDGYQQVYAIDTKQVSGLTGTPLAGSYLQLIDDQPGVLGVIPIPHLDGGPFLSYGIQWIAFGIFAPVGLGYFVYAEVKARRRDREVAEQNAASEAPPTVEDKLADRYGKRR